The nucleotide sequence TTTTTTCCCCGAAGGAAGGGGCCTTCGGAATTCCGGTGAATTCCTCGGCCATTTTCTTCAGGTCCCCGATTTCCACCAGCGGAATGCCTTTCCCCCGCAGATTCTCCAGGAGGTCTTTTCTCAGCGGGTTGACCGCCACGCCCCGCTCCGTGACCACCACGTCCACCGTTTGTCCCGGGGTGGTCACCGTCAGGACACTGTCCACGATCATGGGCATTCTTCCCCGGAAAAGGGGCGTGACGATGACGGTCACGGCAGCTCCGGCCGCGGTGTCCATGTGTCCGCCGATGCCGTGGAGAAGCACCCCGTCCGATTCGGTGTTCACATTGACGTTGAAGTCCAGGTCCACCTGGGTTGCCCCGAGCACCGCCGCATCAAGCATATCCACCACGCATCCCTTGGATGCCGTATTGGCGTAGAAGGACGCACTCATTTCCGCATGCCCGCGGTTCGAGGCGAGGGAGGCCACGGCCTCGAGGTCGAAAGACTGGACATCCAGCAGCGATTCGAAGAGCCCCTCTTCCAGCATTTCCACGCTCCGGCCCGTGATGCCGCCGGAAATGAAACTCCCCCTGATGCCGGCGGCCTTCATTCGCTCACGGATAAAGGCGGACGCGGCAAGGGAGATTCCCCCCGCGCCGGCCTGCATGGAGAACCCGTCCGTGAACAGGCCGCTCTCCTCAACGACTTTCGCCACCTGCTCCGCGATGATGAGCCGGAGAGGATCCCGGGTAACTCTGAGAGTTCCGGAGACTATTTTTTCCGGCACGCCGATGCTTTCCACGGGAACGACCCAGTCCACAAGGGTCTGGGGAATGGAAAAGGGAACGGCCGGGTAGGGAACAAGATTGTCCGTGACGGCAATCACCCTGTCGGCATACCGGGCGTCGGTAAAGGCATACCCGAGGGAACCGCAGGCCGAGGGGCCCGAAATGCCGCTCAGGTTCCCCATGGCATCCGCGACGGGGGCGGCCAGAACCGCTACGTCCACTCGTAGCTCTCCTGCCTGCATCGCACGGACCCGGCCGCCGTGGGAACGGAGGATCACCGGCGAGGAGAAGAGCCCTTCCGAGGCGGCCCTGCCCACCGGACCGTTCACGCTTCCCTCTATGGACCGGATCACTCCGGTGCGGACATGGCGGAGGAGGCTCTCGTGCACGGGGAAAAGGGCCGAAGGGGCGAGGACCAGGTCCCTGATGCCCATCCCGGCCAGCACGTCCAGGGCCATGTTCACCACCAGGTCGCCGTCTCGCAGGTGATGGTGGAAGGAAATGGTCATGCCGTCCCGCACTTCCGCCAATCGGAAAGCTTCCTCGAGAGAGGCGACGATTTTGCCTTTCTCCCTCCTCTTCCCGATGGAGGGAATATCTTTTTTTTCTCCAGTAAAAAAGAAGGTTTTCCGGTTATTGGTATTTCTAATCATCGTGGTCACCTTTCTCCCGAAAGGCACCCGGCCGCTTCCGCCAGGGCCAGGATTTTTTCCGCCCTGGCCACCACGGGGGCGTCGATCATCCGGCCGTCGAGGGCGATGACCCCGGTTCCCCGGGACGACGCCTCGCGGAAGGCGGCCATCACCCTCCGGGCAAACACGATCTCCTGTTCCGATGGAGTAAATGCCCTGTGCACCACGGAAATCTGCCTCGGATGAATGACCGATTTGCCGTCGAATCCAAGGAGGCGCACCCGCAGGGCTTCCGCATAGAGCCCCTCCATGTCGTTCACGTCGCCGAAAACACTGTCCAGCGCCTGCACCCCGGCAATCCTGGCTGCCACGATGACCTTTGCCCGGATATCGTCGAGCTCGCGGCCTTCTTTTGTGCGCACCGCCCCGATGTCCGCGGTGTAGTCTTCCGCGCCGTAATTCAGGGCGATCACCCGGGGGCTTGCGGCGGCGATTTCGGACAGGTTCCGGCCGCCCCGGGCGGATTCGGTTATGGCGATAATCCCCACCGTTCCGGGAGCGATGCCGTTATTCAGTTCAATTTCCGTCATCAGGGCGTCGGCCTCCCGGATGTCGTCGGCCGATTCGCACTTCGGCAGCCGGACGGCTTCCGGCGCGAGGGGGATGATCTCCTGAAAATCGTCCCTGCCGAAGGGAGTGGAGAGGGCGTTGACCCTCACCGTGACCTCCGAACCCCGGTAAGGCACAGCCCGGAGGGCATTCCTGACGAGGATTCTCGCCGCATCCTTCTCCGGGACGGGAACGCCGTCCTCAAGGTCCAGTATGACGCTGTCCGCCCCGTAGACCGACGCGTTGGCAAGCATGCCCGGGTTGGTTCCCGGCACGTAGAGAGACGTCCGGCGAAGCCTTTTCGCTTTCATTCCTCCACCCTCTCTCCGGCCGGCACGGCCAGGGCCCTTCGTGCCGCCGCCTCGGTTCTCGCCCGGAGGGTGCAGTCGAGAGAGCCCCGGTCCTGCACCTTGACGAAACCGTGAACAATGCCGACGGACTCAAGTGTCTCCCTGACTGCCTTTCTCATCTCCTCGCCGAAGGAAGCGATGGAAGGGCTGTCGAGCTCGATCTCGATGCCTTCCCTTCCAGGCGAAAGAACCACCATCACAAGAGCGTCACACGATTCAAGAGACCCCGCAACGCCGATCTTTTCCTGCACCATGAGAGTTCAACCTCCCGTTCATGCGCGGGCAGGCGTTGATCTTTTCTGGAACTTCAGGTTATAGACAATCACCAGTCCGAGAAGAGAAAAACCAGTCACGTCGGTTATAATTCCCGGGAAGATTAATAGAACCGCCCCGGCAAAGGCCAGCAGGCGTCCCCAGAAAGGAACAGGCGCCGCGATGTAGCCCTCCGTCGCTACGGAAAGCCCGAACACGCCGATGAGCGCGGTGATTATGGCAAAGATGGTCACAGGCCAGCTCACCACGTTGGTCAGCAGGATCTGGGGCGAATAGATGAAAACAAAGGGGACGATGAACCCTGCGAGGGCCAGCTTTATGGATGTAAAAGCCGTCTTGTTCGGGTCCGACCCCGCGATTCCCGCCGCCGTGTAGGCTCCTACGCACACGGGGGGAGTGACCGAGGAAAGGACGGCGTAGAAAAACACGAAGAAATGGACATCAAGGGGCTTTGCCCCGAGAAGAATCAGGGCGGGGGCCGCCACGGCGCTTGCCATGACGTAGCTTGCCGTGGTGGGCATTCCCATCCCCAGGATCATGGAGAGGATCATGGTGGAAATCAGCG is from Aminivibrio sp. and encodes:
- the citF gene encoding citrate lyase subunit alpha → MPSIGKRREKGKIVASLEEAFRLAEVRDGMTISFHHHLRDGDLVVNMALDVLAGMGIRDLVLAPSALFPVHESLLRHVRTGVIRSIEGSVNGPVGRAASEGLFSSPVILRSHGGRVRAMQAGELRVDVAVLAAPVADAMGNLSGISGPSACGSLGYAFTDARYADRVIAVTDNLVPYPAVPFSIPQTLVDWVVPVESIGVPEKIVSGTLRVTRDPLRLIIAEQVAKVVEESGLFTDGFSMQAGAGGISLAASAFIRERMKAAGIRGSFISGGITGRSVEMLEEGLFESLLDVQSFDLEAVASLASNRGHAEMSASFYANTASKGCVVDMLDAAVLGATQVDLDFNVNVNTESDGVLLHGIGGHMDTAAGAAVTVIVTPLFRGRMPMIVDSVLTVTTPGQTVDVVVTERGVAVNPLRKDLLENLRGKGIPLVEIGDLKKMAEEFTGIPKAPSFGEKIIGIVEYRDGTIIDTIRQRI
- a CDS encoding aldolase/citrate lyase family protein; translation: MKAKRLRRTSLYVPGTNPGMLANASVYGADSVILDLEDGVPVPEKDAARILVRNALRAVPYRGSEVTVRVNALSTPFGRDDFQEIIPLAPEAVRLPKCESADDIREADALMTEIELNNGIAPGTVGIIAITESARGGRNLSEIAAASPRVIALNYGAEDYTADIGAVRTKEGRELDDIRAKVIVAARIAGVQALDSVFGDVNDMEGLYAEALRVRLLGFDGKSVIHPRQISVVHRAFTPSEQEIVFARRVMAAFREASSRGTGVIALDGRMIDAPVVARAEKILALAEAAGCLSGER
- the citD gene encoding citrate lyase acyl carrier protein — encoded protein: MVQEKIGVAGSLESCDALVMVVLSPGREGIEIELDSPSIASFGEEMRKAVRETLESVGIVHGFVKVQDRGSLDCTLRARTEAAARRALAVPAGERVEE